The Drosophila sulfurigaster albostrigata strain 15112-1811.04 chromosome 3, ASM2355843v2, whole genome shotgun sequence genomic sequence ACCCATCTGTTAGGGTATCAATGGACGGGGGATTGGAGATTGGAGCAAAGGAAAGCAGgcgaaaactttttaatttaatgcatcGTCGTAAAAATTTGATACTTTGTTAGCGAGTCGGCTGTAAAAATAGTTTCGCTTTGCTTCTCTGATTCCCTTTTGGTTGCCTCTGGTCTCCCACCCTGCCATTCAACTGCGCCTTCTTTTTCCATCTCCCATCTCTCCACTTCTCGATGAGCCGAGCATCACAAGCTGTCAGCCAAAAGTTGACCCAATAAGCAACTTTGCAAaagtttctgtttcagtttcagttgcaggCTCAACTTTGAGCTCTGTTTTGCTCTCTGCTCTTGGACTCTCAACTACCAGTGGAGCTGCCCAGCTAGAGGATTAGGCCGGCTAACTCGCGTGGCcgtttcaattaaaataaattaaatgcggCGCGCGGTCGCAAATGTCAAAACTGTTTGCGGCTCAATTAGGCGCACTGTCAAAATTTGCGTACAGCAGTCGACGTCTGTTGCTGCTATGAGTTGCCTCTGACAGGAACGGGACAGATGATGAACTGCAAATTGGATGCGGCTGACTGTCAATGGGGATAtgcgaagagagagagagagaaagagagagagggagagagagagagagaaagtgtaGAAGTAAAAGAGAGAGCTGCCGTGACGAAACTGCTCAAAACATGCGCTAGATCTGAATATGACTGCCTCAGCTCTCCGTCTTTTACTCTCCGGCTCTTTAGCTCATTCTGCTCCTGTTCGTCCTGTGCCTTAAGCAAGCTTAAAAGTTGCTCAAGGAAACTTTTGCTGGCAATAAGCAGTAAAACAAAGGATTTTGCCAGATTTTGAAACAATAATGTTAAGCAGcagtgtaaataaaataaactgaaagcaaagtacaagtacaacaaaataaaatgaaatacaactaaataaaataaaaccatttTGATCCGCACTTTTTACTTTTGGATTATAAATTTCTTGTTACCaaactgttgttattgttgcgaCTTAGTCATAAGAAGGTTTTGGAGGCATTTTGGGGGGAGAAAGCTATATAAGATTCCTTTGtaccttttatttttttatgttcctttttttcagtttttttggAGAAGTAGCACAGTGTGTCAGTAAAGTGAATaattttgctaatttttaaaatggacGTTAATGTCGCAAGTCTGTTTTAGTTAGCTGTGTAAATTACAACACACAGATTAAGCTCCAATTCAACGAGGCTCTAATGAGTGCCCAATTAACTCTTAACTCAGTGCCGAGTCAGTTGCAGCCTGACGATTTTCTGAGGTGCTTTCGTGAGGAAAcatgacattttaattgaactgcCAGTGGCATCAACACCCGTCTAATGAATGCAATGCTAGAAAGCagaattccaaaaaaaaaatcacacacacacactcaaaaaaaTGGGAGTGAAAATGGATTAGCTGCTAATTAAACGCCAATTGGAAATGATTGCAGCGTTTACGTTTGTTGCAGGTGGAGCTCCATTGGGATCgaggaatataaaatattgtcgCTGTGCACTCGGACATCAGTTGTCACTGAtctaaatttatgtaaattggcagctgcaacattgGACCAGAACTCTAGAGTGCAGAGGCATGCGTGTTCAGCGTTGGccacatttcattttgcacGCGCCTCCAGTTCGCAGTTTGCTGTTGCCCTCTTAATGGGCATGCAACACAGCAACGTCATTCATTTGGATGTGGAGTTGGAGAGGAGGGGGGAGAATGAGGAGGATTGCTGCTACAGTTGCTTCTTGTTAGttggcagttgccagttgttaGTTGGCAGTTTGGCTGATTATTAAATCACAAGGCGACCCCGAGCCGGGAGCGGCAATCTGATATGCAAAATCTCAACTAGTTTAGCTGCGAGTTGCATTAAAGTAGCGAAACAACAGGGAAATTCTGAGCCAGGGACTCAGTTTAGTTTGGTTACTTCTTCTCTTAGTTCATCTGTCTTTACTTTTCCTCATCTTCCTCCTCGTTTTGTGCGTTAATTACAGCTCAGCTTAGACTGGAGAACTGCGGAGCAGCAGAGTTGGAGAGCTGGAGAGCTGGCAAACGGCAACTTGTTAAAAATTTTCGCAGCGAGTTTATTAAAGGGCAACAaactctgcttcttctttatTCTCGCTGCAGTGGCCTGGCAATTAATTGGAGCTTAGTTCAACCTGTTTTAATAAGAGCCAGGCTAAGATGACGCCAGTGTAAGTGCAAGATTTCGGCTCAGGGTCTAGCTAACATAGCTACATTATGTGGAGCATATCTTGCAATGTTAATGGGATGCACAGAAGGGTCTGATTTATGACTACGCAGTCAACGAGTCTAGTTAGATTTTaacttcaataaaatattttcaatttagtaagattaaatctttaaattcataatattcGAGTATGGCTTTGGAGGAAATATGcggcttaaataaatttggatTCATGAAGGGGTTCGATGCTCAAGTCAAGGACTGGgatcaacagcagctgcaaattgCCACCAGCAACCTTAGAAATCCTTACAGTCTAATGGCTCCGCCGTTTGAAAATGTATTAGTTTACCACTCGGCTTTAAAgcattatttatcatttataattCTCTGCATCGCCTGCAGCCTGCCGTTAATCTGCCAAAGATTCTGCAGCACTGCAACGTGCGAATGGAGTTCGATCATGGCACCACAACTTTGGGCTTCAAGTATCAAGGAGGTGTGATCCTTTGCGCTGATTCACGAGCCACTTCCGGCCAGTACATTGGCTCGCAGAGCATGAGGAAGGTTGTGGAGCTCACTAATTATATGCTTGGCACCTTGGCCGGCGGCGCTGCGGACTGCGTCTACTGGGATCGAGTGCTGGTACGCGAGTGCCGGTTGCATGAACTGCGCTACAAGAGCCGCATGCCTGTCGATGCTGCGGCCAGAATAATGTGCAACATATCCACCGAGTACAAGGGCATGGGTCTGGCCATGGGCATGATGCTGGCGGGCTGCGATGATGAGGGCTGTAAGCTCATCTATGTGGACTCCGAGGGTATGCGGTCACATGGCAGCGTATTCTCAGTGGGGAGTGGTTCTCCCTATGCTCTAGGTGTACTCGATACAGGGTATCGATGGAATCTAACAGACGAGGAAGCATACGATTTGGCTCGTCGTGCCATTTACCATGCCACCAGCAAAGATGCGTACTCGGGAGGCATTGTTCGCCTATATCACATCAACGACAAGGGCTGgaaaaacatttgcaacaCGGACTGCAACGATCTGCATGACATCTTTTGCGAGGAGACAACTAGTAATGATGATCAAGCGCACTTGCCCTGCACTAGCAAAGCATGGATTGAACAAAAACTACGACATGATAATGTCCAAGCACGAGTCGCAGCGGTGACTATGGAGAAAGTGTAGAAAGAAAATCAGAAgtaatagttttaaatttcagtaaataattaaatattgtttaaggtcatttaaaatttgatttgcaaattAACATTATCATAGTAAAACGTAAAGGTATGTAAATGttcgtatttttatacccgctatcaaTTGTGTcggcagaaaatgtatgcaacaggTATgaggaggcatcttcgacactataaagtatatatattcttgatcagcgtcaacagccgagacgatctagccatgtaattcctgaaaatttagttgcgatcagataaaaattgtccaagttatttaagaaatacttttgtattggcaaaaacgcctgctttctttggttgacaatctggtatattttgcactctatagtatatcttgaatgtagtaccacatctatatactaaatatacaatttggcatgtttcttagtattttgtgatataatgttttggtatattttgagaattttatatttggtttttactcaaaatggatagcgggtatctcacagtcgaacacactatATGTAGTcctgatcagcgtcaacagccgagccGATCTAGGTTCGGAGGTTTTATCTCACAGTTAAACACActatgatatacatatgtagtcctgatcagcgtcaacagccgagccGATCTAGGTTCGGgggttttaaaataaataaaaaaaaaaaacaaattcgaaatcataagttattaaaaatcataaaataaactaaacgcTCACTTTTTCAGTTCCGGCATACGCATTCAACGAATCGTCCGCTGTTTTTGGATGTTCAGATAACCTCTCAGTAAAGCTTGACCTTAAGCATGGAAAAATTTCTCACAGTTAGTATGCCTTTAGTAATTTTCCTAATGAAACCACAGAGGAAAAATGAGCTTGGCGTCAGGGGTCGTTTGTCGTCCCCCCAGTTCTCAACTCGCTTCTCCGCTTCACCGATGTTCATtagattaaaagcaatttacaGCAAAACTTTTGTCCACAAAATGCAAACGTCGCCTTCTGACTCCAGGCTCTTCGGGCCACACAAGGCTCCCCAAAAATCCGCCCAAGCACATGTGCAGCATCTGGCGTCTCACATGTGCCCAAAATGCCGTGCAAGTGTCGTCACTGCTATTTGGTGCCTCGGCAGGGCCCATAGTCATTTGCCGTTTcctgctttttatttttcggaattcaacaaatttgcgGATTTggtttgtaatttattaaatttatcgCCTGCTCGGGGTAACATCCTTGCACCTCTTCATCCCCCTACCCATGAGCCATCTTCTGCGGTTGCGTCTTTCCCGCTAGGCAATAGTCTCTAGTCTCTGGTGTTCGTCTCTTGTTTGGATACTGTGCAGCATTTGCTGATGACAACCCCCAAAAAAGACACAAAATGCACCGAAATTCCCAAAATGTAACGTACGttacattgcgtatacgtaacgtatGAACGTATAACGTAAACGTACGAGCATTCGAAATGGACGACATTTGGTGAAAGTCGCTTCCAGCTTAGaagttattattttgatttatagaAAAAGTTCGTTAGCGAGCGAAAGTTGCTCGTATATATTGTCAGCAGGATGTTTCTCCTGCTACTGTTGCTTCCTTTGACTCCAACCCATTTAAGTCTCTCGGTGTTGATTCCGCTGCGATTTTgcaaaagttgttgttattgtttgaaCCATTGATGTGGCACCAGCATGCTCACCATGTGGATTTGCCATACATCTCTTGTAATTAAAGCATAACATGTTGGCGAACAAGTCGTTGTGTTTATTTTGGAGGAGTATTTGGTTAATGTGAATACGAGTACAAGAACATgaattttatcattttagCAGCGTCTAagattaatgtatttaaaaaggtTAACATTTTAGgttcttttgattttttattttagctttATAACAACTCACAAGAACaagatatatattattgaagtagttcatattattaattcatttgttCTTAtgtgtaattaattaaaattttaataatatgaacACTTGACATTCATTTATCAGATTATAATTGCTTACGTAACAATTTcctattattttgatattttgttcATCTCTGGAAGCAAGTCacaaagaaaacttttataatttttgctaAATTCTTCTGTTAGTATAAAAGAAGAGTTCATTATATTAATGGCGTCATCGACAATTACACAAGGCGCCCCGACGCTTTTTATGAGTACTGTCGAGCATGTTGCATGTACATACTCGCTGCCACATATCTCTGCCCCACTTTCAAtgtgcaacaaatttgcataaaataataatgcacaAGGACAACTACGTTGACGGCATATTAATTGCGGCTATCATTTTGCGCAAAATTAGCTACTTCCACGGAAAAATGTTCgccatgccacatgccactttCAACTTGCCACATTGCTCCCCAAGCTAACCATTTATATCcatctcgctctcactctcttgctctttctATGCTGTCTGTCGGCTAATATGCGCTTAAAAAGCATGCGACGATaacaaaaactataatttaaattaatttgcaaaagcaactacaacggtaacaacaacaacgatgacgcCGACGACAACATCCAAACTGCAACACCTGCACCATTgctattattgctgctgtcgctgctgttgttgttgttgttgcagttgctttggttgttgttgttgttcctcttgttgttgctgttggtgttggcaTTCCACTTTTGTCAACGAGCtcaaattcaatgaaatttcACACTTTGTCGTTAAAAGCCGCGCCGCTTGCAACAGGAAAAGTGGAAGGTGGCAACTGGCTGGTGGCATCGACTAGCTGGGGTGGAGGAGAGGGAGGAATTGTAGAGGCAGTTAACTGGCAGGCATAAGgatgcaaatatgcaaatggaTTTTGCCAAGCGAACACAGCGCgcttttgcacacacacacacacaacgagagtcagagagaaatagagacagagaggcagagagcgagaaagagagacagagggagagGGGCAGCTGGAGTCGAGAGTGTTTGACAAGCAAGCGTGACTGTTGAGCTGGGAGTTGGCAGCTTGGATGATGTGCAGCTGGAAGGATGGCGGCATCTTCATTTAGACCAGAGATGCTGCATGTGTGCTCAAATTGCTGTTATACCCTGTACTCCATTGCAATGGCAAGGGGATGCTACACATTTCAATCATGTTAATGGGcttgaaattattgaattcaaaatagGGTATCGCATGGCCGAGTTCGGTCTGATTTAGTGATGTTTTAGGTTATTGTTGCTcatgtagctgctgctgtcaagtAACACGTTCAGTTGCGAATGCGACTACTTGCAGCAGCTGTCGAGGGAAAATGGTTAGAGGGAGCAGGGAGCAGGGAGTGCGGAGAGGGAAATAAGTGTGGAAACTGCGGACGATGCCTCGTTTGACATTTTCATTAACAGAGCCGCCAGAGTCGCGACGCAACGAAGAAAGCAACGATGAGGAcgccaaatgcaaatgcagcgaCAGGGCAGCTAGGCCAAGACACGcgcctcagcagcagcagcagcagcatcagcaacaactgcaacatcagcaacgtCCACATTagcaactgctgcaacatTACAAGctgcaatagcaacagcaacagcaacatcttCTGCAGCCACGACTGCTTCAGTGTCAGATGCACTTCCAATTTATCAGCTCTTGGCCTCTCAGCGTCATCGTCGCTCTCCCCTCACTTTCCCCTCTTCACGTTGTCCCTGCATTAGTTGGGCGAGGCAAGTTCAAAGCGTATACAtatagttgttggtgttgctgttactgttgctgacGTCGTCGTGTGTTCTCCATTTATTGCCACTTTGGAGGCGGCAACTGCACATTAGTCGCATATCTGTTGAAATTCACGGCAATTAGTTGCTtcgtgttattgttgttgctgcttttcttgctgctgctgcgacagTAAATGCTGCGAAAGCCATTATGAGATGCAACGATATGCATTTAAGTAAGGGCTCTTTTGCCAATTGCTGAGTGCTTGACAAACATGCATGACAAGCTCACCAATATCATTCGGCATTCAATTATGTTAATGCCTTATTCTTGTCTTTTcttataccaaatcaataaaaattatgttacaataacaatagcaaaagtaaaaaagttaCATTGATGTATATTTGATGTATTGTACTTATACAATACAAATGTTCCACTACTTGTGCTTTGcattgttaaattaaatacctTCTAAGATTTTCATTCTTTCGCTTCCttctattttataattaataatttgacaAATACTCGtgaattaattagttttgtaataatgatatttaaaaccagttctatttataatatagTGTAACAATTTacgaaaatttatttatttctcaatTAATCGCCCTTTAATTCTTGAATGATGAAagcgaaattaatttttaattagataTTTATAAAAGACTTTATTACTTAAAAGGGTTGCAGCATATCCTAAAATTAGTGAGTTTTTCTCCTCTAATGCTTAACTAGTTAGGTTCAAATAAGAGAACACAAAAttgttcaataaaataaagcgATGTtctaaaaaacattttctgtAAATTTACACCTATGGTGGTCTAAAATTATACGCCGTACGTTCATATATGTGAGGAGTTGCCATCTTACCATTTTTTAttgatacattttttttcctgtcgctttcaattttaataaactcaaGTTTTTGACTTGCTTTGTCCTGTCGTTTATTAAGCATCTCGTCGTTCAACACTTTGCCGTTTGTCATATCCGGGGTAATTTTTTTGGGTATGCCAAATTGTGTCACAACTATTTCATTATCCTTTTTATATCGTTCGAAACAAAAGCGCTAAGTCCACATGCCCCCGCATGGCGACTCATTGCAAATCCTTGTGATTgcaatgaataatatttttaatgcaaataaccGGGACAGCAGAAAATGAGAGAAacatagagagggagagggggatGTCAGATGTCGGGACGACAACTTGACAGTCACGttgacagcgacaacagcagcgacaacagcagcgacaaccaGAGAATGACGATGAAGCAGGCATCATGGCAGCACTGCAGCAATGGCTGCGTTGGGCCAAGTAACCAGGCAAGTATAGAATGGAATGGAGAGGATTGTCTGGCCCATGTCCCATCATCGTGAgcacatttcattcattttcttttccatttcaattgtcGTCAAGATTACAGAAAAGTTTCCCATTCCGCGATCTTGAAAAGCATCCACAGGCGCAATGATTCGTCCATAGTCCGGTAATGAAATTTTGCTCATTGTTTCAGCTTGTTCGAGGCAATTTTTAACTCAGCCAAAGTTCCCGATTTCGCTTTCTGGTCGAAATCGCTCATTTTTAGGCAAATTCTGAAAGTATCATAAGAGGTTTGTCTGATTTTCTTTCAGGTGATATTATTTTACTGTACACTTGTAAATTTTCAACTgcttctaatttattttaaaagtaatgtACGACTTTTTAAATCTTACAGTTTCCTTCCGCGTTTCCCAATTGAAACTGCGCAGATTTTAGTGCAGTATAGGGACACATAAAGCAAAGATTTCAAAGAGAAACGAATTTTTGGTGTATTTACATTTCAGTTCTCTTTTAAATAtctatatgtacatttgtatatatagtttgGTTGTTTGGCTTTGTGCGCATCTTTTATGCTCATCGGCTTGTCAACAttgtcatcgttgtcgtcatTGTCATCTGAAATTCATTACGAGCTCTGTGTTGGATTGGTGGGCGTGTCCATGGACACTAGTTAGTgcactttattattattcatggCAAGTAATTTGTTATCTgtgctctctgtctctctcccgCTTTCACTCCCTTTCTGTCCCTTTCATTGTTTTGGCCTTATGCTATTAATTCGTTTGTTGCTAAATGAAATTGCACTTTTGCATGTGTCGTCATCGCTTATGTTTGTACCAAAATATTTAGGTCAGCTCCCTTTATAACAAGCAAATTGTgtttcaaacacacacacacacatattcacacacacacacatttactcACAGTCATTCATGCATGCTAAGCATATGTAGAGAGATGTTTGGGTACACAGTGTCTTACTCATTTTAGTTtggtttggtttatttattttattttccacaACATTGACGACGTAACCTAATTTGTAGATACCCCTTTCCTCATTTGCCTTAGTTACAAGTTTACAACCCGTCCGAGGTCCGACTCTGTCTGTCactaatttattcaaaaatcgACCCTAACAAGCCAACTGGCCATATTTTAACTattcaacacacaaacacatatccaacacacacacacatacacacacacacacgcgcataCACACTCAGATATTCGCACACTCAAACTAAGAgtatgtaaattttttatatattagaACACAGGTTTACATGTCGAACATGACCAAATTCACATCAGCAGGCAGACCAAACATAAGTGACATATTGCTCATATGTACttacacacttacacatatGCAAATATGCTTACATGCATGTATGCACTTGTGTGTAGGAGTATGTGTGAGCTGACCTAATGGATTTGCTTATACACATACGGGATATGACATACTCTCTTTGCCTGTATTCTCATGCATAACATATACTTACATAATTTTGACAATATCGTCGGGTCATTTAATTACCAAAATCAGATTAATATTTGTTGGTCACCCCAAAAATATGCTGAGAAACCAGACTAATATTAGCACAACTGATAGTCGAAAGAAGAGTCTTTATAATACTTTctcaaaaaaatgtataaattccATGACAAACCTTGGATATTTTCATATCTTTTAACCTTAAATTCAGCATATTTTCtagtgtgaaatgcatgtgcaTACAGTTTTTTAACATTCTAAGGGCACATACACTAACACTTACAattcatttattgaaatgcGTAAAACAATATTCAGTTATCACCTTTGCTATTCACTGGTAAATTAAAGGTgtgaattgaataaaaatgaattgaattcgaattgaatttgtgttATGTGTTGTGGCTCTGATTTACAATGCAATCGCAACGAATATTAAATGggatgcaaattgcaattatttggcAATACAACAATACGATGCCGAcaatgatttcatttaattgaatgagTTGTGATGACAAAAGgttaatgtaattaaaattctaaaagtCTTTGTGACTCTAAATGGAAATgtgtacatacaaatacacttATAAATATACTCTAATTGCTTGAGGGTTAAGTTACAAATGGATCTctcctaaaagtaggcaacggaAATGGAAAGTGTCTATTGTACTCGAACAGCCTTGgatgggagtgtgtgtgtgtgtgtttgtgtgagctGTCGTATGATTAGGCAATGAAATCGATGGAATCGACTGTCCATTGTAGTCCCtagtgaaatatttatgtataaactTTTATGCACACACATCCGAGTATTGAACGGGAAATGAATGTGcgcatttcaataaaatttatgcaacagAAAACCAGGATATATTGTTATATACACAAGGACAAACACGAGGGCAGACATGCAAAGCATGTgggaaatataataaagaactatttttaatataaaccCAATACACAcgcgtacacacacacacacgcacacacacacacacaacctaTCAGGCATCCAGCTCTATGCTCATTTGCCGGGTTGGGCGATATGCAATATGAGCACGCGTCGTTTTACCCCAGAGATGAGGctttaagtgtgtgtgagcttcTCTAAGTATGTGTTGTGCattggtgtatgtgtgtgtatgtgtatgcgtgtgtgagtTGTGTGCAGGTAAActgcaacaaatttcataCTATTGAGTGGTTTTTGAgtgcatttgaaataaatgttatcAATGAAGTTGCATACTTTATGGTACAACGTCGAGTCGAGCAGGTGAGTTTTCCCCAAGGGGGAAGGCAACGGGTAAAACCATATACTCGTAAAATGAAACGTTTTTAAGTTAAGTGCAGCCATAGTAGAGCCCAGTCCAAAGTCAAGCAGTGCCCGAGCACTGAgtgtttcaatttgtttgatgGAAAACCAATTGTGGTCTGACCATGGCAGTCTAGTTTACTCGtccctcaaaaaaaaagacctGAAATCACTTAAACGCCCAGAACACCATCTCCGGGGCCATTAAAGTGCAACTGCGTTTGTCAATTTCCGATTAaagttcaattttaattaaaacacaaaaatcttTTCCACAAACCCCATTTCATGTAACGTACTGCAGATATTGTTGTAGCTTTTCCGAGTCtcaaaaaatcaaacaaaatataaaataaaactacaacGAGCGCTAAATGCTTCGGAAAAAATATCTGTACAAGCGAGCGCAATTTACATGAAATACTTTAGTGCAGAGAGTTTTTGATGTGTTGATTGAAATGCCCTCGTATTTCAGATATCCATGTGCccctctcttgctctcttgctCTGCAGACCCTTGtcttgtttataaataaatgttccaatttataaacaaaaatggcaaaaaaagtgaaaaacgaaaaaaaaaaacaataataaaatgcactCCAGAGCAGAGTTGTAAATGCCATTTTGGCAATgaacaca encodes the following:
- the LOC133844218 gene encoding proteasome subunit beta type-5, with product MALEEICGLNKFGFMKGFDAQVKDWDQQQLQIATSNLRNPYSLMAPPFENPAVNLPKILQHCNVRMEFDHGTTTLGFKYQGGVILCADSRATSGQYIGSQSMRKVVELTNYMLGTLAGGAADCVYWDRVLVRECRLHELRYKSRMPVDAAARIMCNISTEYKGMGLAMGMMLAGCDDEGCKLIYVDSEGMRSHGSVFSVGSGSPYALGVLDTGYRWNLTDEEAYDLARRAIYHATSKDAYSGGIVRLYHINDKGWKNICNTDCNDLHDIFCEETTSNDDQAHLPCTSKAWIEQKLRHDNVQARVAAVTMEKV